Proteins encoded within one genomic window of Brassica rapa cultivar Chiifu-401-42 chromosome A09, CAAS_Brap_v3.01, whole genome shotgun sequence:
- the LOC117127823 gene encoding uncharacterized protein LOC117127823 → MDLPEFPPRMFTLGEEPDAIRSISYHSDDTKLFKALCDCLTADEYEDLKASKLGVFIKFKELDFGWTSRLVHFMLSFQLDIKKKFELWSLVVSQPVRFSLIEFEYLTGLNCDYIKDLENPRCEVTTEMAAFWEKMGVDIDTGPSIDQITEAFYNCDEWSRDDRMRLGYLAIYAGYIEGKKFSSATSASLARLVMDLEKFENYPWGRVAFKVLMDSLKAKDLTQTGYTVDGFIQVLQVWAYYALPELGANYGSPVPNRPSPLLLAYKGGKRQRKFFKAAINKQTIVKNFVQKDFDEMFPKWDGDVDDPAADNIIKVMFNDPGWEWTMECWPVTGTRKVVKMEVIPVKNEVSPVKSESVVKEESSRPRKKARKGSSVSAEKPAAGSEGQQIEKTLKDISDAINLGFGTCLKELKLLADRIEAVEKKVGITNRGGSSDDRQLTTTSNPPKPVDEPGVSTKTSPKIAEKRVTRQCVRKSQDCEFDLLLIVFKHTVNSKLQSESVNGAKAGQKEAKEPSLTTEPSSSRELCLVSPADDLPSEDPSLLILDKQVSTASDLLVEEARRQTKKETALVNLRKKSVRERKLAPTQQTPFKGNSTAKQIIPNKQVGGGYDPFAPIDKMKSKELTAWVQKDPSYKLPLKKKPRRCRSRFYQVLRTPLEWLTDHQMDAFINILRQRYQNHPEHFRSDRMCFLDHVFSRQWRASYPDFKSDAPDANGLGRRLPGGAWNYHAGLIPSFCQSKKVWGVDVDDIYAPVNFKNEHWIAIWISIPKRHIVVWDSIVSHIRPAELDEVMEPFVTMVPYLLVECALSDEQKVQYTLEPYTYARQTVGVPQCRAGDCGVFTLKYIECHALGIEFPTAFDKKHGKTIREKMALDIFRELPKCHEWENQDNDENLATYD, encoded by the exons ATGGATTTACCAGAATTCCCGCCGAGGATGTTTACATTAGGAGAAGAGCCTGATGCAATCAGGAGCATTTCGTATCATTCTGATGACACGAAGTTGTTTAAAGCTCTATGTGATTGTCTCACAGCTGACGAATATGAGGATCTGAAGGCGTCGAAGTTAGGAGTGTTCATCAAATTCAAGGAGCTTGACTTTGGTTGGACTTCAAGGCTGGTACATTTTATGCTCTCTTTCCAGCTAGACATCAAGAAGAAGTTTGAGCTCTGGAGTCTTGTCGTTTCACAACCTGTGAGGTTTTCACTGATAGAGTTTGAATACCTCACTGGGCTGAACTGCGATTACATCAAGGACCTGGAAAATCCAAGGTGTGAGGTTACGACGGAGATGGCTGCTTTCTGGGAGAAGATGGGTGTTGATATCGATACTGGGCCAAGTATTGATCAGATAACAGAAGCATTTTACAACTGCGACGAGTGGTCTCGGGATGATCGCATGCGGCTGGGATACCTTGCCATCTACGCAGGGTACATCGAAGGGAAAAAGTTCTCATCCGCTACATCAGCTAGTCTTGCAAGGCTAGTGATGGATTTAGAAAAATTTGAGAATTATCCATGGGGGAGAGTGGCGTTTAAGGTGCTGATGGATTCTCTGAAGGCAAAAGACTTGACGCAAACTGGTTACACTGTTGATGGGTTCATACAAGTGCTCCAAGTGTGGGCGTACTATGCTCTGCCAGAATTGGGTGCTAATTATGGGTCTCCCGTACCAAACAGACCGTCTCCACTGTTGCTGGCTTACAAGGGTGGCAAAAGACAACGCAAATTTTTTAAGGCTGCTATCAATAAACAG ACTATCGTGAAGAACTTCGTTCAGAAGGATTTTGATGAAATGTTTCCAAAATGGGACGGAGACGTAGATGACCCTGCCGCGGATAACATAATTAAAGTCATGTTTAATGATCCTGGATGGGAGTGGACCATGGAATGCTGGCCAGTCACCGGTACTCGCAAGGTTGTGAAGATGGAAGTGATTCCAGTGAAGAATGAAGTGAGTCCCGTGAAGTCAGAGAGTGTTGTGAAGGAAGAAAGTAgcagacctcggaagaaagctcGTAAAGGGTCTTCTGTTTCTGCTGAGAAACCTGCGGCGGGTAGTGAAGGTCAGCAGATTGAAAAGACCTTGAAGGACATATCTGATGCCATTAATCTTGGCTTTGGGACGTGTCTTAAGGAGCTCAAGTTACTGGCGGATAGGATTGAAGCTGTGGAGAAGAAGGTGGGAATCACCAACAGAGGGGGTTCATCTGATGATCGTCAACTTACAACCACTTCAAATCCACCAAAACCTGTTGACGAACCCGGGGTTAGTACCAAAACCTCTCCCAAAATTGCAGAGAAGAGAGTCACTAGGCAATGTGTTAGGAAGAGTCAGGAC TGTGAATTTGATCTTTTgttaatagtttttaaacacaCTGTGAACTCGAAATTGCAGAGTGAAAGTGTGAATGGGGCGAAAGCAGGACAGAAGGAAGCCAAAGAACCGAGTCTTACTACAGAACCGAGTTCCTCGAGAGAGCTCTGTCTTGTGAGTCCTGCAGACGACTTACCGAGTGAAGATCCTAGCCTTCTTATATTGGACAAACAAGTTTCGACCGCTTCAGATTTACTCGTTGAAGAAGCTAGAAGGCAGACAAAGAAGGAGACTGCTTTGGTGAATCTCCGTAAAAAAAGTGTGCGAGAAAGGAAGCTTGCTCCCACACAGCAAACTCCTTTTAAGGGAAACAGCACTGCCAAACAGATCATTCCAAACAAACAGGTTGGCGGAGGCTATGATCCTTTTGCACCCATTGACAAGATGAAGTCGAAGGAGCTCACTGCATGGGTGCAAAAAGATCC TTCTTATAAACTGCCTCTGAAAAAAAAACCACGTAGATGTCGAAGTCGATTCTATCAGGTCCTCCGAACCCCCTTAGAATGGCTAACCGACCAT CAAATGGATGCTTTTATTAATATACTGAGGCAACGGTACCAAAACCATCCAGAACATTTCAGGAGCGACAGAATGTGCTTTCTTGATCATGTCTTTTCTCGGCAGTGGAGGGCCTCCTACCCTGATTTTAAGAGCGACGCTCCTGATGCCAACGGTTTAGGAAGAAGACTCCCTGGTGGGGCGTGGAATTATCATGCAGGCTTGATACCTTCTTTTTGCCAATCTAAGAAGGTTTGGGGGGTGGATGTGGATGATATCTATGCACCTGTGAACTTCAAGAACGAGCATTGGATTGCTATATGGATATCGATCCCTAAGAGGCACATCGTCGTCTGGGACAGCATTGTCTCTCATATTAGGCCTGCAGAACTCGATGAGGTAATGGAGCCTTTTGTCACAATGGTCCCTTATCTGCTTGTTGAGTGCGCGCTCTCTGACGAACAAAAGGTTCAATACACATTGGAGCCATACACATATGCGAGACAAACCGTTGGAGTACCTCAGTGCCGAGCTGGTGATTGTGGGGTTTTCACTCTGAAGTACATCGAAT
- the LOC103841113 gene encoding prosaposin — protein sequence MGPKAGTLVIILLGLTLLSDARSFLHSSLDSEKVIKNEKVCTLCEEYVNVAISYLENNQTQAQIIEDLHDRCSHMRGFAQQCVTLVDYYVPLFFIQLESFQPQDFCKRMNLCDKVAALVEEARQDSCAVCHKTVSDILIKLQDPDTQLDIVELLLKGCKSFKNYEKKCKKLVFEYGPLILVNANDFIVKNDVCKLLRACPAEKTVLTQPGTADS from the exons ATGGGACCAAAAGCTGGAACGTTGGTTATTATCTTGCTGGGGTTGACCTTGCTTTCTGACGCTAGATCTTTCCTTCACTCTTCCCTAGACTCAG AGAAAGTTATAAAGAATGAAAAGGTTTGCACTCTGTGCGAGGAATATGTTAACGTTGCTATCAGCTACCTTGAGAATAACCAAACACAAGCACAGATAATCGAGGATCTTCATGATCGGTGTTCCCATATGCGCGGTTTTGCACAGCAG TGCGTAACTTTGGTTGACTACTATGTCCCTCTTTTCTTCATACAACTTGAGTCGTTTCAACCTCAAGATTTCTGCAAGAGGATGAATCTTTGTGACAAAGTGGCTGCTCTTGTTGAAGAAGCCCGTCAGGATAGTTGCGCTGTATGCCACAAGACTGTTTCAGATATTCTCATCAAACTCCAAGATCCCGACACACAG TTGGATATAGTTGAGCTACTTCTCAAGGGATGCAAATCATTCAAGAACTATGAGAAGAAG TGCAAGAAGTTGGTGTTCGAGTATGGACCTCTCATCCTCGTAAATGCAAACGATTTCATAGTGAAAAATGACGTCTGCAAACTCTTACGCGCATGTCCAGCCGAGAAAACGGTTCTAACGCAGCCCGGGACGGCAGATTCCTGA